The following proteins are encoded in a genomic region of Trypanosoma brucei gambiense DAL972 chromosome 8, complete sequence:
- a CDS encoding ubiquitin-activating enzyme e1, putative produces the protein MTSEEQRRQLYNRQEYVVGTETQAKYGCTDVLVVGACGLGAEIIKNLTLTGVRSIKVLDNGLATLQDLGTNFFLTPADMGKPRAEVVAARAQELNRFVSVTAVDVPLHEVIPAVHVVVFVNQRTTLLLAENAMARKHNVKFVACESRGVAGCVFVDAGPSFTVLDPDGEETVVCVVTNISRDGVVSLHEDKKHECEVGGRVFLTGLVSPESLNSTVDPFALHNGRATTECAQGDNSPTGASSSLRLFEVSEVVSPFHLRLKDFGAIVGDSPIETGYACYLHTTKRKVLVGFKDLQLSVMQPEFVTLFDSEKKMMAPMTLHALFRAVHSHGKLPTTPIEVRDVLKAAEAYFSSGNDQVHNGFDVETAESILSVMHGRLNPMDCFIGGLASQEVLKVCSGKFTPLRQWLYYDARELLVARGEMSETGCVSTAPGGSRYDGQIAVLGSSFQSFLSRQRVFIVGAGALGCELIKNVACMGFGAVSVTDMDTIEMSNLSRQFLFRNSHIGKQKSKVAGEAARAINGDLKVSAYLEKVAQETENVFDEKFWESHSLVLNALDNVESRKYVDARCLFFRKPLFESGTLGPKCNVQCVIPYCTESYSSSYDPPEKSIPLCTLKNFPNVIEHTIQWARDNFDAVFFSTPSDVNGYLEDPTTFASNLERDPGTKSIVLKAVRDALVQWPKDAADCVRMARSLFHEYFNSSFRQLLHNLPLDKRNDNGDLFWSGAKKPPKPQEFSVDSELNVSFVYHCAKLLAQVYNLSAFTLSVKEVAELAMQVAVPGFVPREARFETNEAENKEGAAAQLVGDLTMQDLPPVSQFNSRRMNPLVFEKDDPNNSHMDYITACSNLRATAYSIPPADVHYTKRIAGRIIPAMVTTTALVTGLVGIEALKYLLLAHRENGAQGLAKANPITEKVQEEYLSLYRNAFVNVALPFMAFSDPIAAPAKTVPMPDGSSVRWGIWDRIDINEGRDITVKELVSILEKRHQLEIFIIALPCGKMVYSQFGNVKDRDKPVSVVVREKTKGEEKDELSCICFVATGSIGDNDVDIPLIYYRYKDF, from the coding sequence ATGACTAGTGAAGAGCAAAGACGGCAGTTGTATAACCGACAGGAATATGTTGTCGGTACGGAGACACAAGCAAAGTATGGATGCACGGATGTACTTGTCGTGGGGGCATGTGGACTGGGTGCGGAAATTATAAAGAATTTAACGCTCACTGGCGTGCGCTCTATCAAAGTATTGGACAACGGCCTTGCAACACTGCAGGACTTGGGCACAAACTTCTTTTTGACTCCCGCAGATATGGGTAAACCGCGCGCGGAAGTGGTGGCTGCGAGAGCACAGGAGCTGAACCGTTTCGTTAGCGTAACTGCTGTCGACGTCCCTTTGCACGAGGTTATACCAGCAGTTCATGTGGTGGTCTTCGTTAACCAGCGCACAACACTGCTTCTTGCCGAAAACGCCATGGCACGAAAACATAACGTGAAATTTGTGGCATGTGAAAGCCGTGGCGTCGCTGGGTGCGTGTTTGTGGATGCCGGCCCCTCCTTTACTGTGCTTGACCCCGACGGCGAGGAAACAGTTGTATGTGTCGTGACGAATATATCTCGGGATGGTGTTGTATCACTACATGAAGACAAGAAGCACGAGTGCGAAGTTGGCGGTCGCGTGTTTCTTACGGGTTTGGTATCGCCCGAGTCACTAAACTCGACGGTTGATCCCTTTGCTCTACACAACGGTCGGGCCACCACCGAGTGCGCACAGGGTGATAATTCACCCACTGGGGCTTCGTCATCTCTGCGGCTGTTTGAAGTGTCGGAAGTCGTCTCACCCTTTCATCTGCGACTGAAAGACTTCGGCGCAATTGTTGGTGATTCCCCAATCGAAACAGGCTATGCATGCTACCTCCACACGACCAAACGGAAGGTCCTCGTGGGGTTTAAAGACCTTCAGCTCAGCGTGATGCAGCCAGAGTTTGTTACGTTGTTTGacagcgaaaagaaaatgatggcCCCAATGACACTTCACGCCCTGTTCCGAGCTGTGCACAGCCATGGAAAGCTGCCGACGACACCAATCGAGGTTAGAGATGTGCTGAAGGCAGCCGAGGCGTACTTCAGTAGTGGAAATGATCAGGTGCACAATGGCTTTGATGTGGAGACTGCCGAGAGTATACTTTCAGTAATGCATGGTCGGCTTAACCCCATGGACTGCTTCATTGGTGGTCTTGCCTCGCAGGAGGTTCTCAAGGTGTGCAGCGGCAAATTCACTCCGCTGCGTCAGTGGTTGTACTACGATGCACGGGAGTTGCTTGTGGCACGGGGCGAGATGAGTGAAACCGGGTGCGTGTCAACCGCGCCAGGCGGGAGTCGTTATGATGGGCAAATTGCTGTTCTCGGCTCTTCTTTCCAGTCTTTCCTTTCTCGGCAGCGTGTCTTCATTGTGGGCGCGGGAGCACTCGGGTGTGAACTTATCAAGAACGTCGCATGCATGGGTTTTGGCGCCGTCTCCGTTACAGACATGGACACCATTGAAATGAGTAACCTCTCAAGGCAGTTTCTCTTTCGCAACAGCCACATTGGGAAACAGAAGTCTAAAGTAGCGGGAGAGGCAGCACGTGCCATAAACGGTGATTTGAAGGTAAGCGCATATCTGGAGAAGGTGGCgcaagaaacagaaaatgtGTTTGATGAGAAGTTCTGGGAGTCCCATTCTCTTGTACTCAACGCGCTTGACAATGTAGAAAGCCGGAAATATGTTGATGCGCGGTGCCTATTCTTCAGGAAACCCTTGTTTGAGAGCGGAACGCTCGGTCCAAAATGCAATGTTCAGTGCGTGATTCCGTATTGCACTGAAAGCTACAGTAGCAGTTATGATCCACCGGAGAAGTCTATCCCGCTTTGCACGTTGAAAAACTTCCCCAACGTCATTGAGCACACTATTCAGTGGGCGCGGGATAACTTCGATGCCGTGTTTTTCAGCACGCCCAGTGATGTGAACGGCTACCTGGAAGACCCCACAACTTTTGCATCTAATTTGGAGCGGGACCCCGGAACGAAGTCAATTGTATTGAAGGCCGTTCGAGACGCGTTAGTGCAGTGGCCGAAGGATGCTGCCGACTGTGTCCGCATGGCGCGAAGTCTGTTCCACGAATATTTCAACTCGTCCTTCAGGCAGTTGCTACACAATCTTCCCCTTGACAAGCGCAATGACAACGGTGACCTCTTTTGGAGCGGTGCAAAGAAGCCGCCAAAACCTCAGGAGTTCAGCGTGGACTCTGAACTAAACGTTTCGTTTGTCTATCACTGTGCCAAACTTCTTGCACAGGTTTACAACCTGTCAGCCTTCACGCTGTCGGTGAAGGAGGTTGCAGAACTGGCGATGCAAGTAGCAGTTCCTGGTTTTGTCCCACGTGAGGCGCGTTTCGAAACAAATGAGGCTGAGAACAAAGAGGGAGCCGCAGCACAACTTGTTGGTGACTTGACGATGCAAGATCTTCCTCCAGTGAGTCAATTTAACTCTCGGCGAATGAACCCACTGGTGTTTGAAAAGGACGACCCCAATAATTCCCACATGGACTACATCACAGCTTGCTCAAACCTCCGTGCCACGGCGTATAGCATTCCTCCGGCGGATGTTCACTATACAAAACGCATTGCTGGAAGAATCATCCCTGCAATGGTAACAACAACGGCCCTAGTTACTGGGCTAGTGGGGATAGAAGCACTCAAGTACCTCCTCCTCGCGCATCGTGAGAATGGTGCACAGGGACTTGCTAAGGCCAATCCAATAACAGAGAAAGTACAGGAGGAGTATCTGAGTTTGTACCGCAATGCGTTTGTTAATGTCGCACTGCCCTTCATGGCTTTCTCCGACCCCATCGCCGCTCCTGCAAAGACAGTTCCGATGCCCGACGGCTCATCGGTCCGCTGGGGAATTTGGGATCGCATTGATATTAATGAAGGCCGTGACATCACCGTGAAGGAGCTCGTTAGTATCCTTGAGAAACGGCATCAGCTGGAAATATTCATCATTGCGTTACCATGTGGAAAGATGGTATACTCACAGTTTGGTAATGTGAAGGACCGCGACAAACCAGTCTCCGTTGTCGTGCgcgaaaagacaaaaggggaggaaaaagatgaGCTGAGTTGCATTTGCTTTGTCGCCACGGGGAGCATCGGAGATAATGACGTGGATATTCCTCTAATTTATTACAGGTACAAGGATTTTTAA